TAATTAATCTCACAAATGATGTGCATTTGCTAAATTAACATTCTGTATCAGTGTTTACTTTGTGGGTACGCATTTTCACTCTTTCAATGTATGGCAGGATCCGTCTCCTTTGATGTCATGTGACTTGCATGTGACCTGGGCGGATATGGAGGAAACAAAGAGAGTCTTGGGGTACACACCTCGCGTCAAATTGAGGGACGGTCTTCGAGAATTCATAGCGTGGTACAAACACTATCACTCTCGGAATAAAACCAGTGAAAGATTGAAGTGAGTGTTGTTTGCAGTGACAATCTCTGTAGATTGATCTGTATAGAAACACGAGTAGAAATTACCGTGTGtgtccacttacatgtacgtaatagTTTTGTAATGTTAATGTATGGTGGTTGTTGATAATAAACTTGTAGGTGTACAGACTACttaacaattaattatagcgCTACTACCACTTCAACTCTTTAATGTGTGGGGTTGTGTTTGCAGGGAGTTGTATGGGGAAGGGGAAGTTATTGCTACAATGGCAAAGGGAAACCTGGAGCAAAGAAACAGAAAGTACAGTGACCGGATCAATGGCCTTAAACAGTGGTTAGAGAGCTGACAGTGCCTATGTCAACTCATGGAGATATTCCTCCAATGTTCAGGTATTATCAGTATGCAGAAGATCGTGGGATTCCATTACCTGTCCTTACAAAGAAGAGATTCATCTTCTACCCAGGTAAAGTATTTCACCCAGTGCTCTATTATCACATCATGCAATGTGCTATCATGCTTGTGTAGGTAAGGAGTCACCTGGACACACTGTGATCAAGGCCCCTAGTTACAGAGGCAACCTGAAGGTATTCACTCAGTAATTATCCACTTAGCAATGACACTTGAGAACAATTGTTGCAGCTTTTGGAGGAGCGTTGCCTGGCTACAGAGCAGTGTATAGCATTCACTAGTTCTGGGGAGTTTAAGAACCGACTGACTCCCATGAATAAGTGGGTGGCTACACCACAAGAGGATGGGATGTATGTGGCAGGTGAGTGAATATGGATGTgcgggggtggtgtgtgggtgtggggtgttTATAGGTGTGGTGGGTGAAGTACAAATGGTAATTGCAACtacgtacgtgtacataattatattgaagacagttaccaggcctagttggctatctagcgttattttagagacaacccAGCCTATCAGGAAACTATGGTTGCACATGTTTTTAATTAAGGTGCAATTGTCTTTGCAATTAATTTCCTTATATAACCTTCAGGAATGTTGAGCAAGTCTAAGGGCCAGGTACTCAGTTGTAGTGTACATTGTAGATGCATTGAAATGTACCTGTACTTGCTTTTTTTTTACTGTGAATTATTGTGTTGCAGACATAGACTTGTGTGCATCCGACCTACACTTCTGTGGAAAGCACTCGGATTGTGTTTACACAGGTGAGTGTGGTTGTAGCTACTGGGGTGCTCATTAAACACttgtctgtttgtgtaggACCTGCCAACTACACTTGTGCATGTCACCATGGCTACCTGAAGCTGGGGCAAAACTGTGTGGAAAGGTATAAACATTTCTGTGAACTTATTAACTCAATTAGCTGTGTCTTCGATTGCAGGTATGTGCAAGGTGATGTTGGAGCCACAGAGGAGGAGTGGATCTTGTCAGACCAGTTTGACGGGTTTAACTGGGAGGAGGAGATTCGAGGGAGACCATTTGTATTCTTCCAAGGCCTGGACTCCCCTGGAGGTGACTACCTGGTTGTAGAGGGGCGAAGTCTGGAGGAATTGAGGGATGTGTGTCTCTCCACTCGACACTGTCTGGCCTTCAACACTAACGGCATTCTCAAGGACTCTCTGCGGCCACCTAGTGTGTGGGGCAGGTGGGCAGGGCCTCAATACCCCCAACACGGACTCTATGTCTTAGGTGagactatagctagctaggcaaATTCAGTGCATGGAACCAtacatagataatagagcacagaaatgtctctattatctatgatgGAACTTACAAAATAGTACACTAATCTCTCACTTGCATGTACCGTTGCTATCCGCTtacacgaacacacacacactctctcacGTACTTTTGTATACATTCTCATATTCCTACACAAACGTACATTGTTCGGAGACATTGTGAGAGATTGCTCACACACCATTCACTCTCTCCCTCTACACAGATATCGACTATTGTAGCTTGAATTTGGAGCAATGTCCCCCTCACTCGCTCTGCCTGAGGCACTCTCCTGGTAACTACAGCTGTACCTGCACACCTCCCTGGATCCCCACCCATGACCACAGCTGTACTATTGACCTCGTACACATTATACTGTCAACTGATTCGGAACAACTCCCCGGACTGATCAGTGTCATCAACTCCACCTTAAACCATACCCAACACTCGGAGCAAATTGTATTTCATATCGTATTCATTGGAGAGCGATTCGTGATTGAATCCTATCTGAGTTGCTATGGCTACAGCGACCACCCACAGATTGACATCACCATATTCAATGCTAGCCTGATAACAGAGCCTATTAAGGTGTACTCAAAAATCAGCCACGTTGGACACCTAGCCAGTACCGGAAATTTTGCAAGGTTCTACTTTCATCTCCTCTTTCCGGAGCTGAGTCGTGCAGTGTACCTGGATGTGGACACGGTTGTGTTAGGGGACATGGCGGAGGTTTGGAGCACGCTACAGACAACAAACACACTCTTGGTGGCTGCTCCAAGGTTAGCATGATGTTGAGTTGTGTCAGTAGACTTCTTAAACTGTATctctaaacagtgaaattgttcccttattgtattatgtTTTTAAAACTCTAAAATTGTTCTGTAGAATCTCACCGACATATGGAGATATGTTGTCTGTACATGTCAAGACATTGTTTAGGGAACGGTTGGTTATTTATGGTCTATTTTGAAAGCTACAAtcaaattattattgtttcacAGATACCAGAGGGAATTCAGATCTGATGATGTTACTTTCAATGCTGGCGTATACGGAGTTAACCTTGACCTTTGGCGAGAGAATCGTATCCATGACGAAGTAGCGTATTGGATGAACCAggtataacaataataattatgttcatttgTTATTTTTACCACAATGCCACGTACGCCacccatacacccacacacattgtctaacaccccctcccccccactcacacacagcaaGCTAAAGCTCCACTGTGGAAGTATGGAACACAGCCAATCATGTTGCTAGTGGCTCACAGACAATGGGGACACCTGGACCCACACTGGAATGTTAATGGTGACTCTAGCTATTGCCATAGTATCATTATCAGTGAGTTACTGCATGATCTCTGCAGGACTGGGCTGGAACACGAAGATGAGCAGACGCGATGTGGATGAGGCAAAACTACTTCATTGGAGTGGGAAAGGTTCATGAATTCATTTTTCTTTGCATGCAAATTACTCACTATGCAGCTAAGAGCTAATTACAGTTTAAATAGTGGCTAATTCTGATATGTTGTGTCCATGCAGGAAAACCATGGCTACCCAATGGACTATACAAAGATTTGTGGCATGCACACAATCCTCCGTCGTGCAGTGGGCACGGTCAATGCATCACCATGGAGACAGGCATCTATACGTGCCGTTGTGACAATGGCCATATAGGAGAACTTTGCAGCCAACAAAACTGACCAATTTATACTGTAGCTGTATTCACAAATTAAAACAAAATTTAATcatcaatgaaagcaccacatgTCTAGCGCCTGGTGAGATGCctaagctacataacataaagctactatttaatagcttttatacattaattattgctgcatgcaggcagaatcacagGTAGCCAGCCTCCTTCaattcacaaggcctcagttTAGTGCTGCCTGGAATCGAAGCTAAATCGGAgactcaaggagtgggtaatgatcggccttgttaaaaacgatctatgccaaaagttcaagtcttgcatgtagttgggcggagtccaaccaacgaagatgagcgcagcgttggttttagcctcgattccaggccgcaaagaGAAAggtggaatcgaggctacgtTGGTTGGATTCGGCTCGCACAGCCAGCCCcggatgttttctatttgaatGCTAGGTCGATAACTCGGGGCTGGTGCGAGGCTAATtcgtttttttttttttttttgaagTTTTATATAAGCAACTAGCTATCAATGCATGTAAGCTatcaatgcatgtatatatatatacatgtaaataattattgttattgaGAGTTGCTGCTAGTTCAGCTTCAGTTCAGTGGCACTCGGCCCTCTTGGCATGCCAGGTCCATTGTGTCGATGGATGTTATTGGATGGTGAATGCTTGATCTTGCACCTCTTAGGCACATTGTAGCTGAGTGTAGTAGAGAATAACTCAGTTTGCATCTGATCCAATGGATTATCTTACTGTAtgtcttgttttgtttctGAGCTGTCATTGAGGCTATTCTTTTGTAGACTACATTTGCAATTGGGCCCATTCCTCCTGATGTTGAGAAGACAAGGGGGGAGAAGGATCCATGCTCCACTTCTCTTATACTCCACTTCTCTTATATGTTCATCGTATGCTCTTTTCTTCTCTAGTTCGTTCTTCTTGTAGCATTGACTGAGGGAGGTATGTCGATGACTCTGCGCGAAAGGGCTGAACACCCTTATGTCAAAAAATGCGCGGTTCCGATCTCTTCCCCAGAAATTATCTGCTGCAATATCTAGGCGGGCTCCTTCCTCTCTGTTTGCCGTTCTAAGTCTGAGTTGTTCTCCTGAGAGAGGTTGGAGTGGTGGTTCAGTTCCAACGTTGTGGCAAACCTCAGTGAGGAAACCCGCTGTAATGTCCCTCAGTTCGTTGGTTGCAAAATTGAGTTAAgcctgtgggtaaaaaataaatgtggataagtacagtggctgtgacgtaacataatgtgaggactacttattgatttacacaatagatttaccattgaaagcactatccattaatacacactcaagcaacaagtccctcggatcggatacacacaagtccctcggattgtaaacacattcaggccacatagttctcggatcagataccacgtacttactctgtgaccaatttttggcaaatgtcacaacaatacttccttccagagagaatggcactgaacgtcgaacagacacaccaacactttgaagatggcttcactcagagaaacaagaggagaaatcaccatcacaacacttctttcagagagaggtgcactggtacatggtcctgtcaagcttcacatcaatcaagaaagggagtgtctggaaagcagatggacttgctctgggacttgccatagccggtcggtacggtacccacataaaacaccagcgtacagactAGACTATGGTAGGGTGGTTattaaaccatagattgaaaaggaaggggattggaaacgaccaggcctccctgtgtaaatggttgaaacactccgcgttatgatttcgcgatcgcgattatttttgttttgaccgtactctggttgtatttcaactgtttctagctctcctatccactagcgatcactcagaggctgggaggttactctagagaagtaagtttacaccactgacaagctctaacttgtctaagtccgctgtctttactctgtttttagtttttgttgagtatagcttgaattactccatgtcaacttttctctttccctgctgcgaagcctaaacagcaaaatacattgcttgacttggttattatgtatctaagtgctatatagaatggtttcatgccatggataagctttactgttcataaacgtttgcagtatagtccttcaaactgctttagtatacttttagacacaccacgggccttgacctctcacgacttcatagtaagggctattccttcttttatagcatgtatttagtggttgcgttgcttagtcgaccttttagagctatattctctttactttttagaatattcaacattaaaagtgatcaatttcaccatttctatttctttatgtacagcacattgtatggcagccaagacaggtaatgagcatgctgactataaaataatccctttgtagttttagccacgccctataacgcggagtgtttcacgcaaacattttcgtttccaatccccttccttttcaatctatgattaaacgaagagtgacataattatttgcgcGAGTCCCCACTCGCAGAAAATGCTCATTAAAACACTTGCGAATACATAGAAAAGAATGGACGAGTGCATGATTAATTTCACAGGAATTGAAAAcacaaacaaatctacctgtcaCCGGTAGGTAtgcagaatagctcacagtttaaagactaaatcgttttgcttgcctactgctaactgcagcaagatctggtGCTCagtaggtatatatatacaatctCAGCCTATCTGAGTCTGAGATAGAAAGGGTGCTTGAGTACCATGAGCCCCCCTGGCTGCGCTCCTGCTGACTGGCCTCTCCCGACCTCCAAGCTGCTTATCCTGCTATGTGTGCCTTCCTGTGTCCTAGTGTGCACTCTCCTGGGCTTGCATTCTACACAGACTGGTAAGTTTGACTGGGAAACCACAAGTGTgcctgcatgcacacacattgcAATGCAGTGTTGGTTATTGTTATAATTTGCCACTGAGCTTCTcccatacacatgcatacgtAACAAGAATATCCACTGCAGATTTCGTTCGTCCCAAGGTTTACTGCACCCCTAtccccacgcacacactcatCACACACCCCCACTCTCAGCGGGTTGTCCTAGTAACGGGCGCTGCCGGATTTATTGGCTACCACGTCAGCCGAGCCCTGGTTGACAACTGGAAGGCCACTGTAGTCGGTCTAGACCTATTCACAGACTATTACGACCCTCAACTCAAGCATGACCGTGCAAACGAGCTAATCAAGATAGGGGTCACTATTCACCGGGGCGATGTCTGCGATACTCAACTTTTACTGCATCTGTTTGAGAGATACCAGTTCACAGACGTCATCCACCTTGCAGCTCAAGCAGGGGTCAGACACTCACTCAAGGACCCGGTCAGTTACGTGCGCAACAATATCCAGTGCTTTC
This genomic stretch from Halichondria panicea chromosome 16, odHalPani1.1, whole genome shotgun sequence harbors:
- the LOC135349813 gene encoding uncharacterized protein LOC135349813 isoform X1, producing the protein MAADWPLLTFKLLLLLCVPSCVLVCTLLGLHSTQTDFVRPKVHCTPIPTHTLITQPHSQRVVLVTGAAGFIGYHISRALVDNWKATVVGLDLFTDYYDPQLKHDRANELIKIGVTIYRDDVCDAQLLLHLFERYQFTDVIHLAAQAGVRHSLKDPVSYVHNNIQCFQVLLDTLKQFNETSLVYASSSSVYGRSAPLPFSTLTPPNPPSSIYAASKQTNELFSKTYCSQYGIRSIGLRLFTVYGPWGRPDMAVYKFTDSIINKRPIPMFTASQALERDFTFVNDTVGVFLAALDHASQCCGEVYNAGLGEPKSLSTLVRLLEEELNSTADTDPSPLMSCDLHVTWADMEETKRVLGYTPRVKLRDGLREFIAWYKHYHSRNKTSERLKELYGEGEVIATMAKGNLEQRNRKYSDRINGLKQWYYQYAEDRGIPLPVLTKKRFIFYPGKESPGHTVIKAPSYRGNLKLLEERCLATEQCIAFTSSGEFKNRLTPMNKWVATPQEDGMYVADIDLCASDLHFCGKHSDCVYTGPANYTCACHHGYLKLGQNCVERYVQGDVGATEEEWILSDQFDGFNWEEEIRGRPFVFFQGLDSPGGDYLVVEGRSLEELRDVCLSTRHCLAFNTNGILKDSLRPPSVWGRWAGPQYPQHGLYVLDIDYCSLNLEQCPPHSLCLRHSPGNYSCTCTPPWIPTHDHSCTIDLVHIILSTDSEQLPGLISVINSTLNHTQHSEQIVFHIVFIGERFVIESYLSCYGYSDHPQIDITIFNASLITEPIKVYSKISHVGHLASTGNFARFYFHLLFPELSRAVYLDVDTVVLGDMAEVWSTLQTTNTLLVAAPRISPTYGDMLSVHVKTLFRERYQREFRSDDVTFNAGVYGVNLDLWRENRIHDEVAYWMNQQAKAPLWKYGTQPIMLLVAHRQWGHLDPHWNVNGLGWNTKMSRRDVDEAKLLHWSGKGKPWLPNGLYKDLWHAHNPPSCSGHGQCITMETGIYTCRCDNGHIGELCSQQN
- the LOC135349813 gene encoding uncharacterized protein LOC135349813 isoform X2, with product MAADWPLLTFKLLLLLCVPSCVLVCTLLGLHSTQTDFVRPKVHCTPIPTHTLITQPHSQRVVLVTGAAGFIGYHISRALVDNWKATVVGLDLFTDYYDPQLKHDRANELIKIGVTIYRDDVCDAQLLLHLFERYQFTDVIHLAAQAGVRHSLKDPVSYVHNNIQCFQVLLDTLKQFNETSLVYASSSSVYGRSAPLPFSTLTPPNPPSSIYAASKQTNELFSKTYCSQYGIRSIGLRLFTVYGPWGRPDMAVYKFTDSIINKRPIPMFTASQALERDFTFVNDTVGVFLAALDHASQCCGEVYNAGLGEPKSLSTLVRLLEEELNSTADTDPSPLMSCDLHVTWADMEETKRVLGYTPRVKLRDGLREFIAWYKHYHSRNKTSERLKELYGEGEVIATMAKGNLEQRNRKYSDRINGLKQYYQYAEDRGIPLPVLTKKRFIFYPGKESPGHTVIKAPSYRGNLKLLEERCLATEQCIAFTSSGEFKNRLTPMNKWVATPQEDGMYVADIDLCASDLHFCGKHSDCVYTGPANYTCACHHGYLKLGQNCVERYVQGDVGATEEEWILSDQFDGFNWEEEIRGRPFVFFQGLDSPGGDYLVVEGRSLEELRDVCLSTRHCLAFNTNGILKDSLRPPSVWGRWAGPQYPQHGLYVLDIDYCSLNLEQCPPHSLCLRHSPGNYSCTCTPPWIPTHDHSCTIDLVHIILSTDSEQLPGLISVINSTLNHTQHSEQIVFHIVFIGERFVIESYLSCYGYSDHPQIDITIFNASLITEPIKVYSKISHVGHLASTGNFARFYFHLLFPELSRAVYLDVDTVVLGDMAEVWSTLQTTNTLLVAAPRISPTYGDMLSVHVKTLFRERYQREFRSDDVTFNAGVYGVNLDLWRENRIHDEVAYWMNQQAKAPLWKYGTQPIMLLVAHRQWGHLDPHWNVNGLGWNTKMSRRDVDEAKLLHWSGKGKPWLPNGLYKDLWHAHNPPSCSGHGQCITMETGIYTCRCDNGHIGELCSQQN